A window of Candidatus Zixiibacteriota bacterium contains these coding sequences:
- a CDS encoding ORF6N domain-containing protein, with amino-acid sequence MTAKPTKLTISEIGRRIYNIRGHRVMLDSDLAELYGVPTKRLNEQVKRNLQRFPSDFMFKLTAEETASLRSQFETSKSGRGGRRYLPYVFNEHGAIMLASVLNSERAIEPNPLTVVLKLSTMVLKMRTLRFDLKNWLKTNHPDLIE; translated from the coding sequence ATGACCGCAAAACCCACCAAACTTACAATCAGCGAAATCGGTCGGCGGATTTACAATATTCGGGGGCATCGGGTAATGCTCGACAGTGATCTGGCAGAACTTTACGGCGTTCCTACCAAACGTCTGAATGAACAGGTAAAACGTAATCTTCAGCGTTTTCCCTCTGATTTCATGTTTAAACTCACTGCCGAAGAGACGGCATCTTTGAGGTCGCAATTTGAGACCTCAAAAAGTGGACGGGGCGGTCGGCGGTATTTGCCCTATGTATTCAACGAACATGGCGCCATAATGCTGGCCAGCGTACTTAACTCAGAGCGGGCAATCGAACCAAACCCCTTGACAGTCGTTCTCAAATTGAGCACAATGGTTCTCAAAATGAGAACATTGAGATTTGATTTAAAAAACTGGCTAAAAACAAATCACCCAGACTTAATAGAGTAA
- the cas10 gene encoding type III-A CRISPR-associated protein Cas10/Csm1, translated as MKNKLSVISLASLLHDIGKVGQRAFSSDAGLSNDSLGLAEYLCPSSKRGYLTRKHALYTNEFIEAVKMYFPDKINTSELANLASYHHKPSDDNQKIITEADYLSSAMDRESMDSSGERTDFRKTLQSPVSNYIAIQPNCQKSNQYKYNLNKYSTNSIFPTLLDNPDNQINNYNSIWINLLDTMKNVKISDEIQFINTLLSILEKYLWAVPSATNVDVPDVSLYDHLKTTSAIAGCLYLSNDKEKPFILAAGDFGGIQKYIFNLKSGSGGIAKALRGRSFDVGTFSDSTAFGILNELKLPMSQLIMYSGGKFYLLLPNTDITLEVLNNQQNKLHDWILEERNGELRFNMSWEKISKDDIEDFPTALLKINEKLNEASFKGLKSLQKNNKWLEDKWLRPGYSDKYEELCKSCHSNAIKHTSGENEGLCARCSADRETGRKLVKSNYLALPSKELLKQTTESERASDLIIEFRGEVQNKYDMPYFTILKNNWVPRNENNNVQEFDWIAKQSAGKKMLGYLKADVDNLGYIFQKGFVTEGTAKKNRASISRLATLSRQMEYFFSGYIYNLLKEKYNAVYTVFSGGDDLFLIGPWNQVFDIALELRSEFARYTCYNKSWGLSAGVTVVNPKTPVLHGQQLASNNLDISKNETGKDSITAFATSLSWDEYADALKQGKQLVQWIKDGALNTSKIYRFFQYGRELKEFHSSGNTSLLRVIPQMIYDLTRNWGNRTDSQKEAKKWAQAFTNPENKDSRTLPFICEYALTKTK; from the coding sequence ATGAAAAATAAATTAAGCGTTATTTCTTTAGCCAGTTTATTACATGATATTGGAAAAGTAGGACAAAGAGCTTTCTCTAGTGATGCAGGACTTTCAAATGATTCATTAGGGCTTGCTGAGTATTTGTGTCCCTCCAGCAAAAGAGGATATTTAACACGTAAGCATGCTTTATACACTAATGAATTTATTGAAGCAGTTAAAATGTACTTTCCTGACAAAATTAATACATCAGAGTTAGCTAATTTAGCATCATATCATCATAAACCTTCTGATGATAATCAAAAGATAATAACTGAAGCTGATTATCTTTCTTCAGCTATGGACCGCGAGTCTATGGATTCCTCTGGAGAGCGAACTGATTTCAGGAAGACATTACAATCCCCAGTTTCTAATTATATTGCAATTCAACCTAATTGCCAAAAATCAAATCAATACAAATATAACTTAAATAAATATTCAACTAATTCCATATTCCCAACTCTCCTTGATAATCCAGACAATCAAATTAATAACTATAATTCAATCTGGATTAACCTTCTTGATACTATGAAGAATGTAAAAATATCAGATGAAATACAATTCATTAATACATTGCTATCAATTCTTGAAAAATATCTATGGGCGGTGCCATCAGCTACAAATGTTGATGTGCCTGATGTCTCGCTTTATGATCATCTGAAAACAACATCTGCTATTGCTGGATGTTTGTATCTTTCTAATGATAAAGAAAAACCATTTATTTTAGCGGCGGGTGATTTTGGTGGAATTCAAAAATATATCTTCAATCTTAAGTCTGGCTCCGGTGGAATCGCCAAAGCTTTGAGGGGCCGTTCATTTGATGTTGGAACTTTTTCAGATTCGACAGCTTTCGGTATTTTAAATGAACTTAAATTGCCCATGTCGCAATTGATTATGTATTCGGGCGGTAAATTCTACCTACTATTACCCAATACGGATATTACATTAGAAGTTCTTAATAATCAGCAAAACAAATTGCATGACTGGATACTTGAGGAAAGAAACGGCGAATTGAGATTCAATATGTCCTGGGAGAAGATATCTAAAGATGATATTGAAGATTTCCCAACAGCGCTTTTGAAAATCAATGAGAAGCTAAATGAAGCTAGCTTTAAGGGGCTGAAATCGCTTCAGAAGAATAACAAATGGCTCGAAGATAAATGGCTCAGACCGGGCTATTCAGATAAATATGAAGAACTGTGTAAATCATGTCATTCAAATGCGATAAAGCATACTTCAGGAGAGAATGAGGGTTTATGTGCAAGATGTTCTGCAGATAGAGAAACTGGCAGAAAGTTGGTAAAATCAAATTATCTGGCACTCCCTTCAAAAGAACTGCTAAAGCAAACTACTGAATCAGAACGAGCTTCAGATTTAATAATTGAGTTTCGGGGAGAAGTACAAAATAAATATGATATGCCGTACTTCACTATTCTTAAAAATAACTGGGTTCCTAGAAATGAAAATAACAATGTTCAAGAATTTGATTGGATCGCTAAACAATCTGCAGGCAAAAAAATGCTTGGCTATTTAAAAGCTGATGTTGACAACCTTGGTTATATTTTCCAGAAGGGATTTGTGACTGAAGGCACAGCGAAGAAAAATAGAGCTTCAATTTCGCGATTAGCAACGCTTAGCAGACAGATGGAATATTTCTTCTCCGGCTATATTTATAATCTTCTTAAGGAAAAATATAATGCTGTCTATACAGTGTTTTCCGGAGGGGATGACCTGTTTTTAATCGGACCATGGAATCAAGTGTTTGATATTGCCTTAGAACTTCGCTCAGAGTTTGCCCGCTATACTTGTTATAATAAATCATGGGGGCTCTCTGCCGGTGTTACAGTTGTTAATCCAAAAACTCCGGTGCTTCATGGTCAACAACTGGCAAGCAACAATCTTGATATTTCCAAAAATGAAACCGGCAAAGACTCGATAACTGCTTTTGCAACATCCTTAAGCTGGGATGAATATGCTGACGCTTTAAAACAAGGAAAACAGCTTGTGCAATGGATTAAAGACGGCGCTCTTAATACATCCAAAATTTATCGGTTTTTTCAGTATGGCCGGGAGCTTAAAGAGTTTCACAGCAGCGGGAATACTTCATTGCTGA
- a CDS encoding helicase — protein MPHQIIDNRNTKLAQELNKQLDFADKAKFAVGYVYLSGLAAIQDKLRAVDNDGSYKIKELRLLIGNARTHKTIEEIAQKYRSDDGIAKEIDKQRYHSDTVLGKIERKKGIVRDALDDFRSSVSETDQTDTNESLIKLLGEMIKTQRLKIKVYTKSRLHAKAYILDFKNPQPNSKGIAIVGSSNISLAGFTNNTELNVYVHDNGENHDALTDWFNILWGEAEELSDDILTEIQSSWAEYEATPYDIYMKTLYTLVKDRLEGEDSSEILFDSKIIKDLADFQKEAVRSLVGIIKKYGGAFAADVVGVGKSYIGAAVIRQFRKSEGVEPLIICPKTLEKMWQSYDDNYNLNAVILPMSMLKEGDEDNWNFLLTDERYKNRDFVLIDESHNFRHSSPQRYKILQDFLHTGQKKALLMTATPRNKSARDVFNQIKLFHPNDITNIPINPPNLREYFKRIDSNDDNPEIAISLFRALLQHILVRRTRNYILRFYGYDSKTHSEVDPYNFDDYIKGKKRAYILVGGKHRYFPKRNIGTVSYSIENTYSGLYAKIRHCFGKAKFNYKGKPIIGQLTYARFALWHYVQKDRQKVKPYKDLHRAGINLRGLMRVMLFKRFESSVYAFRMTIERMLNIHQAFLTSLENGIVPAGEDAQNILYTADLYSEPELLDALQEAVQSKNYNIDDFDIERLKSHIEHDLYILQDIKDMVNETVIPPERDDKLQTLMKLLNNKTLKNRKALIFSESAETVKYLYDNINEDKKPEIQNASSGRENKDRLVKLFSPKANNYTLRKNDVEIRIMVSTDVLSEGLNLQDCDNLINYDLHWNPVKLIQRFGRIDRIGSEHDQIYGYNFLPETELDKNLNLHEIVHNRIQEIHDTIGEDAEILDNTEQLNPEAMYAIYKGESDKLDAFEDDSDYMDLNEAEELLRKLKADNLKEFDRISKLRDGIRAAQSSSIDNLYVFCQAGKKNKYNQLYLIDKKGEIVSQDISLVLGKIKAAQDTIGLPLPKNINTSIERIKKIFKDEAYSRIVEQRHSAHLTKAQHYVVRELHLLFKNSNNDDLKSEINLYDKIFRNIDRKAVKDELNKIKRNSLVGTALIRRLQDIYQRHNLQDLRDKSDVTEPLIVKVICSEVL, from the coding sequence ATGCCGCACCAAATAATAGACAACCGCAATACCAAGCTTGCCCAAGAGCTTAACAAACAGCTCGATTTTGCCGACAAAGCCAAGTTCGCAGTCGGTTATGTGTACTTATCCGGTCTGGCCGCTATTCAGGATAAGCTGAGGGCAGTCGATAACGATGGCAGCTACAAGATCAAAGAACTCCGTCTGCTAATCGGCAATGCCCGCACGCATAAAACCATTGAGGAAATAGCTCAAAAATACAGAAGCGATGACGGCATTGCCAAAGAGATTGACAAACAGCGGTATCATTCGGACACAGTGCTGGGCAAGATTGAACGGAAAAAGGGAATTGTCAGAGATGCCCTTGATGACTTCCGCAGCTCCGTATCGGAAACCGACCAGACAGATACAAACGAATCGCTAATCAAACTGCTTGGCGAAATGATAAAGACCCAGCGTCTGAAGATTAAAGTCTATACCAAAAGCAGGCTTCACGCGAAGGCGTATATCCTCGATTTCAAAAACCCTCAGCCCAACTCGAAGGGCATTGCGATTGTCGGTTCGAGCAATATATCATTAGCCGGTTTCACCAACAATACCGAACTCAATGTATATGTCCACGATAACGGCGAAAACCATGATGCTTTGACAGACTGGTTTAATATCCTCTGGGGTGAAGCAGAAGAACTCAGCGATGATATATTAACAGAAATTCAAAGCTCCTGGGCAGAATATGAAGCCACACCTTATGATATTTACATGAAAACGCTCTATACTCTGGTTAAGGATCGTCTTGAGGGTGAGGATAGTAGTGAAATTTTATTTGATAGCAAAATAATAAAAGATTTAGCTGATTTCCAGAAAGAAGCAGTTCGTAGCCTTGTTGGCATAATAAAAAAATATGGGGGAGCGTTTGCTGCAGATGTTGTAGGTGTAGGCAAAAGCTATATAGGAGCAGCAGTAATAAGACAATTCAGAAAATCAGAAGGAGTAGAACCACTTATTATATGCCCCAAAACGCTGGAAAAGATGTGGCAGAGTTATGACGACAATTACAATCTTAATGCAGTAATTTTACCCATGTCTATGCTTAAAGAAGGTGATGAAGATAATTGGAATTTTCTTCTTACGGATGAACGATATAAAAACCGAGATTTCGTATTGATAGATGAAAGTCATAATTTCCGGCACAGTTCGCCTCAGCGATATAAAATCCTTCAGGATTTTCTGCATACCGGCCAGAAAAAAGCATTATTGATGACAGCAACTCCCCGTAATAAATCGGCGCGCGATGTATTTAATCAGATTAAACTGTTTCATCCGAATGATATTACAAATATTCCTATAAATCCGCCTAACCTAAGGGAATATTTTAAAAGAATTGATAGCAATGATGATAACCCTGAAATTGCAATTTCACTATTTCGAGCTTTACTACAACATATACTTGTAAGACGAACAAGAAATTATATTCTAAGGTTCTACGGTTATGATTCAAAAACCCATTCCGAAGTTGACCCTTATAACTTTGATGATTATATCAAAGGTAAAAAGCGGGCTTATATCCTTGTGGGCGGAAAACACAGATATTTCCCAAAACGGAATATCGGAACTGTTAGCTATAGTATAGAGAATACTTATAGCGGATTATATGCCAAAATCCGTCATTGTTTTGGCAAAGCTAAGTTTAATTATAAAGGCAAGCCCATAATCGGTCAGCTAACTTATGCCCGTTTCGCTTTATGGCATTATGTTCAGAAGGACAGGCAAAAAGTCAAACCATATAAAGATTTGCATAGAGCCGGCATTAACTTAAGGGGCTTGATGCGGGTAATGTTATTCAAACGCTTTGAAAGCAGCGTCTATGCTTTCAGGATGACTATTGAAAGGATGCTTAATATCCATCAAGCATTTCTAACAAGCCTCGAAAATGGAATTGTGCCAGCCGGTGAAGATGCCCAGAATATCCTTTATACGGCTGATTTATATTCCGAACCTGAGTTATTAGATGCATTGCAAGAAGCGGTACAATCAAAAAACTACAATATTGATGATTTCGATATTGAAAGGCTAAAATCTCATATAGAACATGACCTTTATATACTGCAAGACATAAAAGACATGGTTAACGAAACAGTAATACCCCCCGAACGTGATGATAAACTCCAGACCTTAATGAAATTATTAAATAATAAGACCTTGAAAAACCGAAAAGCGTTGATATTTTCGGAATCTGCAGAAACCGTAAAATATCTATATGATAATATAAATGAAGATAAAAAACCTGAAATTCAAAATGCATCAAGTGGTCGAGAGAACAAAGACCGTTTAGTAAAATTATTTTCCCCTAAAGCAAATAACTACACATTGCGGAAAAATGATGTTGAAATAAGAATAATGGTTTCTACTGATGTTTTATCAGAAGGGCTTAATCTTCAGGATTGCGATAATCTCATTAATTACGATTTACATTGGAACCCAGTAAAATTGATACAGCGTTTCGGTAGAATTGACCGCATAGGTTCAGAGCATGATCAGATTTATGGTTACAATTTTTTACCGGAAACTGAACTGGATAAAAACTTGAATCTTCATGAAATAGTGCATAATAGAATCCAGGAAATACATGATACTATTGGTGAAGATGCTGAGATATTGGATAACACCGAACAACTAAACCCAGAAGCTATGTATGCAATTTACAAAGGCGAATCTGATAAGTTGGATGCGTTTGAAGATGACTCGGATTATATGGATTTGAATGAGGCTGAAGAATTATTAAGAAAGCTGAAAGCAGATAATCTTAAAGAATTCGATAGGATTAGCAAACTTAGGGATGGTATAAGAGCTGCTCAATCTTCATCAATTGACAATCTTTATGTTTTTTGTCAGGCAGGCAAGAAAAACAAGTACAACCAATTATATCTTATAGATAAAAAAGGGGAAATAGTATCACAAGATATATCTTTGGTTTTAGGTAAAATTAAAGCTGCTCAAGATACGATTGGTTTACCTTTACCCAAAAATATAAACACAAGCATTGAGAGGATTAAGAAAATATTTAAAGATGAAGCATATAGCCGTATTGTAGAACAACGTCATTCAGCACATCTAACCAAAGCCCAGCATTATGTAGTTAGAGAATTACATCTGCTTTTTAAAAACAGCAATAACGATGACCTTAAATCCGAAATAAATCTTTATGACAAGATTTTCCGCAATATCGATAGAAAAGCTGTAAAAGATGAGCTAAATAAAATTAAAAGAAATAGTTTAGTTGGCACTGCATTAATAAGAAGATTGCAGGACATATATCAACGTCATAATCTGCAAGACCTACGTGATAAGAGTGATGTAACTGAACCCCTAATAGTTAAAGTAATTTGCAGTGAAGTTCTATAA